Proteins encoded within one genomic window of Citrobacter amalonaticus Y19:
- the deoR gene encoding DNA-binding transcriptional repressor DeoR, which yields METRREERIGQLLQALKRSDKLHLKEAATLLGVSEMTIRRDLNNNSAPVVLLGGYIVLEPRSASHYLLSDQKSRLVEEKRLAAQLAASLVQPHQTLFFDCGTTTPWIIEAIDNDIPFTAVCYSLNTFLALQEKPLCRAILSGGEFHASNAIFKPLDARETLNTICPDIAFYSAAGIHVSKGATCFNLEELPVKHWAMSMAQYHVLVVDHSKFGKVRPARMGDLKHFDAVISDCCPDDEFVSFAKAQRITLMY from the coding sequence ATGGAAACACGTCGCGAAGAGCGTATTGGTCAATTGCTGCAGGCGCTGAAACGCAGCGATAAGCTCCATCTTAAGGAAGCCGCGACCCTGCTGGGCGTCTCTGAAATGACCATTCGTCGCGACCTGAATAACAACAGCGCGCCGGTGGTGCTGTTAGGTGGCTATATTGTGCTGGAACCCCGCAGCGCCAGCCACTATCTGCTCAGCGATCAAAAGTCTCGTCTGGTGGAAGAAAAGCGTCTCGCGGCGCAACTGGCGGCAAGCCTGGTGCAGCCGCATCAGACGCTGTTTTTTGACTGCGGCACCACCACGCCGTGGATAATCGAAGCGATTGACAATGACATCCCGTTTACCGCCGTCTGCTATTCCCTGAATACGTTTCTGGCGTTGCAGGAAAAACCGCTGTGCCGGGCGATCCTCTCGGGCGGCGAATTCCACGCCAGTAATGCGATTTTCAAACCGCTGGATGCCCGGGAAACGTTAAACACGATCTGTCCGGATATCGCCTTCTACTCGGCGGCGGGCATCCACGTCAGTAAAGGGGCGACCTGCTTTAATCTGGAAGAGTTGCCGGTGAAACACTGGGCGATGTCGATGGCCCAGTACCATGTGCTGGTGGTCGATCACAGCAAATTCGGTAAGGTCCGTCCGGCGCGGATGGGAGATTTAAAGCACTTTGACGCGGTGATCAGCGACTGTTGTCCTGACGATGAATTTGTCAGCTTTGCCAAAGCACAGCGGATCACGCTGATGTACTAA
- the ybjG gene encoding undecaprenyl-diphosphate phosphatase: MLENINYSLFYLINATPDSASWMISLAIFIAKDLINIVPLLAIVLWLWGPREQVGAQRQLIVKMAMALAVSLLVSWVMGHLFPHDRPFADHIGYNYLQHAADDSFPSDHGTVIFTFALAFLFWHRLWSGVLLMALAVTIAWSRVYLGVHWPLDMLGGLLAGMIGCLSAQIFWQTFGPALYRGLQHGYRICFALPIRKGWVRD; encoded by the coding sequence ATGCTGGAAAATATTAACTATTCACTGTTCTACTTGATCAATGCCACGCCGGACTCGGCATCGTGGATGATTTCTCTCGCCATTTTTATCGCCAAAGATCTGATCAACATCGTCCCGCTGTTAGCCATTGTCCTCTGGCTGTGGGGCCCGCGCGAACAGGTTGGCGCACAGCGGCAGCTGATCGTCAAAATGGCGATGGCGCTGGCGGTCAGCCTGCTGGTGTCCTGGGTAATGGGACACCTGTTCCCGCACGATCGCCCGTTTGCCGATCACATTGGCTACAATTATCTCCAGCATGCGGCGGATGACTCGTTCCCCAGCGATCACGGCACGGTGATATTCACCTTCGCGCTGGCGTTTTTGTTCTGGCATCGTCTCTGGTCCGGCGTCTTGCTGATGGCGCTGGCCGTCACTATCGCCTGGTCCCGGGTCTATCTCGGCGTGCACTGGCCGCTCGACATGCTCGGCGGACTGCTGGCCGGGATGATTGGCTGCCTGAGCGCGCAGATTTTCTGGCAAACATTCGGCCCGGCCCTCTACCGTGGCCTGCAACATGGTTACCGCATCTGCTTCGCCCTGCCGATTCGTAAAGGCTGGGTGCGTGACTAA